Proteins found in one Alkalibacter saccharofermentans DSM 14828 genomic segment:
- a CDS encoding ATP-dependent Clp protease ATP-binding subunit produces the protein MFGRFTERAQKVLMLSQEEAKKLNHNYIGSEHLLLGLIKEGEGIAALALKNLGVAFDKAAKQVETLLGRGEDPVNDIIGYTPRTKKILELSLMEARALNQSYIGTEHILLGLTREGEGVGAKILSDLGLDFEKIREEIIKLMNSSPTQNQKAQQPKNANTKNLDKFGRDLTQMADEGQLDPVIGRDPEIQRVIQILSRRTKNNPCLIGEPGVGKTAIAEGLAQKITSGNVPENLRDKRVVSLDLSSMVAGAKYRGEFEDRLKNTMEEIKQAGNIILFIDEMHTIIGAGAAEGAIDASNILKPALARGQLQAIGATTLDEYRKYVEKDSALERRFQPVEIGEPSKEEAYEILKGLRDRYEAHHKVTITDEALKAAVELSHRYINDRYLPDKAIDLIDEAASKIRLNMLTAPPEIKDLEAKIEKYEQEKEEAVASQDYEKAAEIRDFENKAKEKLVEIKKTWRQKSNTGTGGEVGAEEIAQIVSSWSGVPVKKLAQEESEKLLHMEEELHKRVIGQDEAVKAVSRAIRRARVGLKDPKRPIGSFIFLGPTGVGKTELSKALAEIMFGDEDSMIRVDMSEYMEKHSVSRLIGSPPGYVGYDEGGQLTEKVRRKPYSVILLDEIEKAHPDVFNILLQILEDGRLTDGKGRTVDFKNTVVIMTSNVGAHTIKKGKTLGFSAGENLQQDEYDKMKGNVMEELRRSFRPEFLNRIDEVIVFHQLDDKHLGEIIDILLVQLANRLKDLEIDIEFSEDAKRYLAERGANLEYGARPLRRTIQKEVEDKLSEELLKGNVHKGGAIKVSISDDELIFENN, from the coding sequence ATATTTGGAAGATTCACGGAGAGAGCTCAAAAGGTTTTGATGCTTTCTCAGGAAGAAGCAAAGAAATTAAACCATAATTACATAGGAAGCGAGCACCTGCTCTTGGGGCTGATCAAAGAAGGAGAGGGGATCGCGGCCTTGGCGCTAAAAAACCTGGGTGTTGCCTTTGATAAAGCGGCAAAGCAAGTTGAGACCCTTTTGGGTAGAGGAGAAGATCCAGTCAACGACATCATCGGATATACTCCAAGAACAAAAAAAATACTGGAGCTCAGCTTGATGGAAGCAAGAGCTCTTAATCAAAGCTATATAGGGACTGAACATATACTTCTAGGTCTTACCAGAGAGGGAGAAGGCGTAGGTGCCAAGATCCTAAGCGACCTTGGATTAGATTTTGAAAAAATAAGGGAAGAAATAATTAAGCTCATGAACTCTTCCCCTACACAGAATCAAAAGGCGCAGCAGCCTAAGAATGCCAATACCAAAAATCTGGACAAATTCGGACGAGATCTCACTCAGATGGCGGACGAAGGACAACTTGACCCTGTAATCGGAAGGGATCCGGAAATTCAGCGTGTGATACAGATCTTAAGCAGACGAACAAAAAATAATCCCTGCTTGATAGGTGAACCTGGTGTAGGAAAGACTGCAATTGCAGAGGGACTTGCTCAGAAGATCACATCAGGGAATGTGCCTGAAAACCTGAGAGACAAAAGGGTAGTCTCCCTTGATCTATCTTCAATGGTTGCCGGAGCCAAATATAGGGGAGAATTTGAGGATAGGCTCAAAAATACCATGGAGGAGATAAAACAGGCTGGTAACATAATTTTGTTTATCGATGAGATGCATACAATAATAGGCGCAGGAGCCGCTGAAGGGGCCATAGATGCCTCGAACATACTAAAACCAGCACTAGCCAGGGGGCAGCTTCAAGCTATTGGTGCTACCACGCTGGACGAATATAGAAAGTACGTAGAAAAGGACTCTGCGTTGGAAAGAAGATTTCAGCCTGTAGAGATTGGAGAGCCTTCAAAGGAAGAAGCTTATGAGATACTAAAAGGATTGAGGGACAGATACGAAGCCCACCACAAAGTCACAATAACTGACGAGGCGCTAAAGGCTGCGGTAGAGCTTTCCCACAGGTACATAAACGACAGGTATCTTCCGGATAAGGCCATCGACCTTATAGACGAAGCCGCATCTAAAATAAGACTTAACATGCTTACGGCACCTCCGGAAATTAAAGATCTGGAGGCAAAAATAGAGAAGTACGAGCAGGAAAAAGAAGAAGCGGTGGCTTCTCAGGATTACGAGAAAGCTGCTGAGATAAGGGACTTTGAGAACAAGGCTAAAGAAAAGCTTGTTGAAATCAAAAAGACCTGGAGGCAAAAGAGCAACACCGGAACAGGGGGAGAAGTTGGAGCTGAAGAGATTGCCCAAATAGTTTCCAGCTGGTCCGGGGTTCCCGTTAAGAAACTGGCCCAGGAAGAATCCGAGAAGCTCCTCCATATGGAAGAGGAGCTGCACAAAAGGGTCATAGGACAGGATGAGGCGGTTAAAGCCGTATCTAGGGCGATAAGGCGTGCTAGAGTCGGTCTTAAGGACCCCAAAAGACCTATAGGCTCGTTCATATTTCTAGGCCCCACAGGTGTGGGGAAAACGGAACTTAGCAAGGCGCTTGCAGAAATCATGTTCGGGGATGAGGACTCAATGATCAGAGTGGACATGAGCGAGTACATGGAAAAACATTCTGTTTCCCGGCTTATTGGGTCTCCACCGGGATATGTGGGTTACGATGAAGGAGGACAACTGACAGAAAAAGTAAGGAGAAAGCCGTATTCAGTGATTCTTCTGGATGAAATCGAAAAGGCTCATCCGGATGTTTTCAACATACTGCTTCAGATTCTGGAAGACGGAAGGTTGACGGATGGAAAGGGAAGGACTGTAGATTTTAAGAATACAGTAGTGATAATGACATCCAACGTAGGAGCCCACACGATTAAAAAGGGCAAGACGCTGGGCTTCTCAGCGGGAGAAAACCTGCAGCAGGATGAATACGACAAAATGAAGGGCAATGTGATGGAAGAGCTTCGAAGAAGCTTCAGGCCAGAGTTCTTAAACCGTATAGACGAGGTCATAGTGTTCCACCAGCTGGATGACAAACACTTAGGTGAGATAATTGACATACTCCTTGTTCAGCTCGCAAATAGGCTTAAAGATCTTGAGATAGACATTGAATTCAGTGAGGATGCGAAAAGATACCTGGCAGAAAGAGGCGCAAATCTTGAATATGGCGCACGACCTCTAAGAAGAACGATTCAAAAAGAAGTTGAGGACAAGCTTTCTGAAGAGCTCCTAAAAGGCAATGTACACAAAGGGGGAGCCATCAAAGTAAGCATATCCGATGATGAGCTGATATTTGAAAATAATTAA
- a CDS encoding protein arginine kinase encodes MGSWKYEDKERDIVISSRIRLARNIKGMPFPILLPEHKARLLVDLIFNCLEKDESLGTEFTKIEVGRVGNNERRVLVEKHLTSPELGSNKCAAVFINKNEDISIMANEEDHVRIQCIQEGFQLHKTYEMANAVDDVLEKCVDFAYHEKYGYLTACPTNVGTGMRASVMLHLPSLTLNNQINTMIVTLAKFGLTIRGIYGEGTQALGDLYQISNQNTLGMTERELIENLHDVAREIIKKEREHRYEILNTNRIYLEDKIYRAFGVLSNARSINAEESMKLLSLVRLGSDLELIDQDIGTINDLMVNIQPGILSGIYGGDLTEIDRDRIRAEHIRKFLKSE; translated from the coding sequence ATGGGTTCGTGGAAATACGAAGACAAGGAAAGAGACATAGTAATCAGCAGCAGGATAAGACTGGCAAGAAATATTAAAGGCATGCCTTTTCCGATTCTGTTGCCGGAGCACAAAGCCCGGCTGCTTGTGGATTTGATTTTCAACTGTCTGGAAAAGGACGAGTCTCTCGGAACGGAATTTACGAAAATCGAAGTCGGAAGGGTAGGCAATAACGAAAGAAGAGTGCTTGTAGAAAAGCATCTTACCAGTCCTGAGCTTGGCAGCAATAAATGTGCGGCTGTATTCATAAATAAAAATGAAGATATCAGCATAATGGCAAATGAAGAGGACCATGTGAGGATACAGTGCATACAGGAAGGCTTTCAGCTCCATAAGACATACGAAATGGCAAACGCGGTAGATGATGTGCTTGAAAAGTGCGTCGATTTCGCATACCATGAAAAATACGGTTATCTAACCGCTTGTCCTACCAATGTAGGCACAGGGATGAGGGCTTCAGTGATGCTGCACCTGCCCTCATTGACACTTAATAATCAGATAAATACCATGATAGTCACATTGGCTAAATTCGGTTTGACCATAAGGGGCATTTACGGTGAGGGAACCCAGGCATTGGGAGACTTATACCAAATATCAAATCAAAATACCCTGGGCATGACGGAGCGGGAGCTTATAGAAAACCTTCACGATGTGGCCAGGGAGATAATAAAAAAGGAAAGGGAACACAGATACGAGATATTAAACACCAACAGGATTTATCTGGAGGACAAAATATACCGGGCATTTGGCGTACTGTCAAACGCAAGGTCCATAAATGCAGAAGAGAGCATGAAGCTATTGTCTCTAGTCAGATTGGGCTCCGACTTGGAGCTTATAGATCAGGACATCGGAACTATAAACGACTTGATGGTAAACATTCAGCCAGGGATACTATCGGGGATTTACGGAGGAGATTTGACTGAAATCGACAGGGACAGGATAAGGGCTGAACATATCAGAAAATTCTTAAAATCTGAATAG
- a CDS encoding UvrB/UvrC motif-containing protein — protein sequence MLCDNCKKRQASIHITKIINGEKREVHLCEQCTSLEQIGENVLNFKNFITNFTDFGSESDKGFSDYDEPACDHCGMTYEMFKKYGKFGCEHCYDAFEPMISPMIKRMQGKNIHIGKIVNNGGEDIRKKREIDELNQKLKAAVEKEEYEQAAVYRDMIKELTKEIEKKG from the coding sequence ATGTTGTGCGATAATTGTAAAAAAAGACAGGCGTCGATACATATAACAAAAATAATAAACGGAGAGAAAAGGGAGGTTCATCTGTGCGAACAGTGTACGTCCTTGGAACAAATAGGGGAAAACGTGTTGAATTTCAAGAATTTCATTACGAATTTCACCGATTTTGGAAGCGAGTCGGATAAAGGATTTTCCGACTACGACGAGCCTGCCTGCGATCACTGTGGGATGACCTATGAGATGTTTAAAAAATACGGCAAATTTGGTTGCGAGCATTGCTATGACGCCTTCGAACCTATGATCAGCCCAATGATAAAAAGGATGCAAGGGAAAAACATACACATTGGCAAAATCGTAAACAACGGGGGAGAGGATATCAGAAAGAAGCGTGAAATCGACGAACTCAACCAAAAACTCAAGGCGGCGGTAGAAAAGGAAGAGTACGAGCAAGCTGCGGTGTACAGGGACATGATTAAAGAACTTACAAAGGAAATAGAAAAGAAGGGTTGA
- a CDS encoding transposase: MARNPREISKSRFYHILVRGSGGKDIFKDNEDKEKILSIVSRILKDNLITLYAYCIMDNHAHFVVEELDEDISAVMKRINVSYAAYHNKKHCVSGQVFYDRFKSEAIEDFKDLLKVMRFIHNNPVIGGFVEKQCDYPWSSYMEYIKERKNKLVVLDKVLKSFENSGNDRMDSFIRYMLEENNDIYMDLEESVERRIRGEVELYLQKNSIELDELGYKENNIHRDRLILAVSQKGGMSIRKTAEILNLNRGVVYKILSEHRRGK; encoded by the coding sequence ATGGCTAGAAATCCAAGAGAGATCAGCAAAAGCAGATTTTATCACATACTGGTCCGGGGAAGCGGTGGCAAAGATATATTCAAGGATAATGAAGACAAGGAAAAGATACTATCTATCGTATCAAGGATTCTTAAGGATAACCTCATTACCCTATACGCATACTGTATAATGGACAATCATGCCCATTTTGTAGTGGAAGAATTGGATGAGGACATATCTGCAGTAATGAAGAGGATAAACGTGTCGTATGCTGCCTATCACAATAAGAAGCACTGCGTCAGTGGCCAGGTCTTTTACGACCGGTTTAAAAGCGAGGCAATCGAAGATTTTAAGGACTTGCTAAAGGTAATGCGGTTCATACACAATAATCCGGTAATAGGCGGTTTTGTCGAGAAACAATGCGATTATCCATGGAGCAGCTATATGGAGTATATTAAAGAGCGGAAGAATAAACTGGTGGTTCTTGACAAAGTGCTAAAAAGCTTTGAAAATTCAGGAAATGACCGGATGGATAGTTTCATTAGATATATGCTGGAGGAGAACAACGACATCTACATGGATCTGGAGGAAAGCGTAGAGAGGCGCATAAGGGGCGAAGTAGAGTTGTATTTGCAAAAAAACAGTATTGAATTGGATGAACTTGGGTATAAAGAAAATAACATTCACCGGGACAGGCTGATATTGGCAGTTAGCCAAAAAGGTGGGATGTCCATTAGAAAAACGGCAGAAATCCTTAATCTTAATAGAGGCGTAGTATACAAGATCTTATCTGAACATAGAAGGGGCAAGTAG